CCAAAGGAGCTCCCCCACCACCGGTAATAACATATATTATTCCATTCTTTTCATGTCTTTCATAACTGTGAACATGACCGTTAAATACAGCTTTAACATCATATTTTTCAAACAACGTTCTCCATATTTCTTCTAAATGTCTTTCTGAAGTGCTATAATAATCTACTGCATTATTCCAGAATGGATGATGGAAAAACACCAACTTTGTCGTATTTTTATTCTTTTCAAAAAGTTCTTTTAACCATTTTAATTGGGCGTCTTCCAGTTGCTTTGTACCAATTGCATTTGAATCAAGAAATACAAATAATAATTTTCCATATTTAAAAGAATACCATCTTTTATCATAATCTCCACTGCCTTGTGGAAGATAAAATGCTTCATAATAATATGTTGAATTTCTCTCATGATTTCCCAATAGTGGATAATATACTGATTTTTCAGCCAGATTAGATATTTCATTAAAGAAATGATCCCAATCAGGTAAGTAATCTCCTTTTTCAACAAGATCTCCAACATTTATTACAAATTCTGGATTTTCTTTAGCTATTTCATCACACACCATTTTATGTAGTTCATGATATGTTCTGGTATCTCCATAAACTGCAAAGATTAAATTATCTTCATTTAATGATTTTGTTTTAAATTCACCAACGGTTTTTATATTTGCAGGTACAAAATAATTATTAATATTCACCTCATAAACATATTTTTCCCCTGGAACTAATCCTGTTATTGGAACATGTTGTATTGTCATTGGATTTTTCACATAAATGGTTTTTATTAATTCGCCACGATTATAAACTTTAATATCTGCCGTTGCTGCAATCATAGTTTTCCAGTTTAGAATTACAGAATTTTCTGTGTGATTTGTCAAATAAACTGGCCATATATATATGTTTTTATTATAAATTGGGGACGTTTTCAATTCAAGAAATTTTTCAGGATTTTCTATTTTGATCTTTTTATTTGAAAAACCGGAATTTTGAATGGAAATATAATATCCTGACTCTACATTGCTAAATGAAAATTCGCCTTTGGAATTTGTATAAGTCAATGAAATCATATTTTCATCTGAGTCATATAATACAACTGGCAAATTTGCTAATGTACTTATCTTCTCAAATGGAATGATTTTTCCTTTAAATGTTTCCTCAGCATTTAAAATTTCTTTTCTTGTATCTTCTATATTTTTACTGATATATAATCTTCTTGAAAATACCTTTTCTTC
This is a stretch of genomic DNA from Marinitoga piezophila KA3. It encodes these proteins:
- a CDS encoding metallophosphoesterase, translating into MRKLKFLIMLLLIISVSIFARVNIYVISDINIYDLPFFSKAKTGDYIIANDYISVVIGSKDRDDGLAGKIIEAYDNETKRTLIDEYKIFIQNKISSPLKIKLYKTNKYAKIEFEMNDGNIQEYYLGDNKKYIEIKNYIYNKSSKKIKIMLKDIVSFKELFPIIIKTNESGKKVLEIQENFISYSISSENTKIFRTLFTKNFGAVIYKPVYINPDEEKVFSRRLYISKNIEDTRKEILNAEETFKGKIIPFEKISTLANLPVVLYDSDENMISLTYTNSKGEFSFSNVESGYYISIQNSGFSNKKIKIENPEKFLELKTSPIYNKNIYIWPVYLTNHTENSVILNWKTMIAATADIKVYNRGELIKTIYVKNPMTIQHVPITGLVPGEKYVYEVNINNYFVPANIKTVGEFKTKSLNEDNLIFAVYGDTRTYHELHKMVCDEIAKENPEFVINVGDLVEKGDYLPDWDHFFNEISNLAEKSVYYPLLGNHERNSTYYYEAFYLPQGSGDYDKRWYSFKYGKLLFVFLDSNAIGTKQLEDAQLKWLKELFEKNKNTTKLVFFHHPFWNNAVDYYSTSERHLEEIWRTLFEKYDVKAVFNGHVHSYERHEKNGIIYVITGGGGAPLEVEHKKDIEPTTVKLDYGEYHYIIAKVEKDKIIFKVIGVGHIVDKLNTEKITKHHKIIDTFEIKIK